Proteins from a single region of Mucilaginibacter daejeonensis:
- a CDS encoding metal-dependent hydrolase, with product MKLTYYGHSTVEIKTGSNTLLFDPFITPNELAKHIDVSALKPDHILVSHGHGDHVADLLPIQKQSGAKVICIAEIAGWLGNHGVEGAHGMNIGGSFDFGGFKVKMVYALHSSSMPDGSYGGVPAGFVIYAEGKKIYFAGDTALTMDMQLLAGEDLDWAILPIGDNYTMGIDDAIKAADMINCKDIIGVHYDTFPVIKIDTNEAKEKFLKAGLNLKLPAIGDSVEL from the coding sequence ATGAAACTCACGTATTACGGGCATTCAACGGTCGAGATCAAAACGGGTAGCAACACCTTACTGTTCGATCCGTTCATTACGCCTAACGAACTGGCCAAACATATCGATGTAAGCGCCTTAAAGCCTGACCATATCCTGGTATCACATGGTCATGGCGATCACGTGGCCGACCTTTTACCTATTCAAAAGCAAAGCGGAGCCAAAGTGATCTGTATAGCCGAGATCGCCGGCTGGTTAGGCAACCATGGCGTTGAGGGTGCGCACGGCATGAACATTGGCGGAAGCTTCGATTTTGGTGGCTTTAAAGTGAAAATGGTGTACGCCCTGCACTCGAGCAGCATGCCTGACGGTAGTTACGGTGGTGTGCCCGCAGGTTTTGTGATCTATGCCGAAGGCAAAAAGATCTACTTTGCCGGCGATACCGCACTGACCATGGATATGCAATTATTAGCCGGTGAGGACCTTGACTGGGCCATCCTACCGATCGGTGATAACTATACTATGGGTATAGATGACGCCATCAAAGCGGCCGACATGATCAACTGCAAGGATATTATCGGTGTACATTACGATACCTTCCCGGTGATCAAGATCGATACCAATGAGGCTAAGGAGAAATTCCTGAAAGCAGGATTGAACCTGAAACTGCCTGCCATTGGTGATAGTGTGGAGCTCTAA